The region AATATCAATGAATTACGGTAATACATAATTtgatatgttttatttatttttaactatttattcAACAACATCAATATGATTTTCATATCtacaattttatataatttttttttgtattaatagaatttaataattatattttctagaaaatatatatCTGGGTTCGAGAtggtaaaaagaaaagaataattgACTATTTCAATTACTCTTGTCTCtatagaaattaaagaagtttTTCAGTgttaaaattattgaattttacTTGCGATCAAGTATCTTTTAGTTGTAAGAGAGAGTCAATGGATTATCTTTAATTGCaattgaaaatgagattttggaaaAAGTTGATATTAAAAGTTTGGTGGATGATTTTGCATCTAAGCATGACTAGCGcatgttaatttttaagtaaaatattatatgtattattttttaatattttatgtttttgacaatttttaaacaattatatcAATATAAAGAGTGTCCAAATATGAATATAGCACAAGACCCCTCTCTTGATTGGAACGGCCCTGcactaaatataatattagtaaaTGTAGACTATGCGTGTTGCTTCAAGTTCCCAATGATAATGACCctttttagtaaaataattagcttattagtcaattttggtttatttgaccactattagttgtttgacttagttaaaaaatcaatataagtgtttggttaatcaactttttgtaactccaaaatgctaaaatttaaaaggctactcaaagtaactttttcaattagctttttgagaaaagaaattataccaaacagctatcagctaatttaccaaacatctttctacaatcagctaatgttaccAACTAGTCATACACTATAACccaattagctaacaactatttaccaaacagggccaatataTTTCTTTGCTAAATACAGACGTGCATATTGCTTCTTaggaatattaaaaatacagtAATAAGGAAAAATCGCAATTATCATGACTTGTAATTTTGTGTCTCAAGTAGAGATACAAAAGTGACTATTTTTGTCTTTCTAAAGAGTCGTTTataaaagttacaattttagtttctaatatatttttgaaccaCGAATTAAATCATTTTCAGTACTAATTAAGAGcgaaatttataaattatgataattaaaaacTACACTTGTGCTTGTCTTATAATTTAGGGACTAAAAGTTGTAACAGaaaattgttttctgttttctaatttttcagttttcattctctgttttccattctctgttttctgtttagaaaactcgtttactaacacttattttttcaaatttatttttttagattaacgttatataattaacaataagtttaatttcgagtgatttttagaccttatatttaaaatattttaaaatatatttggtttaaataggataaatatattttttacttttaagtccaatgtgtaaaaaatttacatttgatatccgaaccaaatttatatctgtatataacataaataaaaatatatttgaaccaataacttattaagttcacataaaatttagtttagataatattaatattttttgagctaatatttaaaatatgtttggatatattcatttgaatgacatgtatataatatataatttttattttgaattctaatatagtaatatatgtgaaattttgaaattcgatatctggaccaaacttgtatccgatataacataattaaaaatatccaaaccaataatcaatcgagttcaatccaaatataaaacgtggtatagatttcaatttttaattttgataatatgaatgatgtataattttaagcataatcaaataagttatgtttaaataagtaatgcaagtagaaaaatagaagatgatgataagtaaaagaagatgataataaatgtaatcatagtaatgaataaatatgtaagtagataatggtgggAATGTGGTTATAGTAACATATAGTGGAATAGATGATAGTTGATTCTGTatttcatttagaaaacagttttttatagtgtttcagttttctagaaaactggaaaattatttcatgttttcaaaatgaaaaactgtgctagtaaacatgttttctgttttttgttttccagttttctaaatttccagaaaattggagaaaatttcCAGCTAGTAAACGGGCTCGGGCAACTTACCGCTAATTTTAAAATCACGTTTATTTAAACTCTAGCCCCGTTGACCAGCAAAATCAGATCGATCTATGTAATTCTTCTCTGTTCAATTCTGCTCTGATCGACCGGCACAAATAGCTTACGCTGCTGTAACTTCGCTTATGGAAACACTTTCTCTTCATTTCTTGCAATCACAACCAGGCTTGCCTCTTGAAGATTTAGAGGCACAGATTAGAGATAGCAATGAAAATCTTGGCTTGCTGCACCAAATTCTTGAGATTGGCAATGATGATGCCGAGGCGATGAAAGATGGAGAGGATGCAGAGGCTGAGATGAGAGAGGACGAAGCGTCTTCTTCAAGTGATTATTACCCCAAGAAgaagattaaaagtgaaaagcTGCAGCAGCTTGCAGATTTAGAAGCACAGATCAGAAATGAAAATCTTGGCGTGCTGCAACAAATTCTTGAGGCTCGGATGAGAGAGATGGAGTTGGACGAAGAAGCGTCATCAAAGCGTCTTCGTATAAAGGCTTGTCTCCCCCGGCTTTATGGAAAGCAGCAGCTTGCTTGGGATACTATACTTTTGACTTCTCGCCTCAAGGAGATGGCTGAAGTGAAACAAAAGATAGTTTCTCTCCATCAAAATCTGGGCTTGCTGCAACAAAGTCTTGAGAAATCTGAGATCCCCTATGATGATGCGAGGGTGAGGGTGAGGGTGATGAAAGATTTAGAGGCACAAATCAGAGATACATCTTTTAAAGCAGAAGAAAGGATTGAGATGGAGTTGAGTGCCATTTATCTAGCAAAAGATAGTCGTCTTCATGTAACAGCTTGCCTGCTCAGGCTTCATCAAATCTTCAATGAAGCACAAAAACAGACTGATTACCACATGAATGAGTTGATTAGGATTCAAACTCAATACCAGCANNNNNNNNNNNNNNNNNNNNNNNNNNNNNNNNNNNNNNNNNNNNNNNNNNNNNNNNNNNNTGAAccaataacttattaagttcacataaaatttagtttagataatattaatattttttgagctaatatttaaaatatgtttggatatattcatttgaatgacatgtatataatatataatttttattttgaattctaatatagtaatatatgtgaaattttgaaattcgatatctggaccaaacttgtatccgatataacataattaaaaatatccaaaccaataatcaatcgagttcaatccaaatataaaacgtggtatagatttcaatttttaattttgataatatgaatgatgtataattttaagcataatcaaataagttatgtttaaataagtaatgcaagtagaaaaatagaagatgatgataagtaaaagaagatgataataaatgtaatcatagtaatgaataaatatgtaagtagataatggtgggAATGTGGTTATAGTAACATATAGTGGAATAGATGATAGTTGATTCTGTatttcatttagaaaacagttttttatagtgtttcagttttctagaaaactggaaaattatttcatgttttcaaaatgaaaaactgtgctagtaaacatgttttctgttttttgttttccagttttctaaatttccagaaaattggagaaaatttcCAGCTAGTAAACGGGCTCGGGCAACTTACCGCTAATTTTAAAATCACGTTTATTTAAACTCTAGCCCCGTTGACCAGCAAAATCAGATCGATCTATGTAATTCTTCTCTGTTCAATTCTGCTCTGATCGACCGGCACAAATAGCTTACGCTGCTGTAACTTCGCTTATGGAAACACTTTCTCTTCATTTCTTGCAATCACAACCAGGCTTGCCTCTTGAAGATTTAGAGGCACAGATTAGAGATAGCAATGAAAATCTTGGCTTGCTGCACCAAATTCTTGAGATTGGCAATGATGATGCCGAGGCGATGAAAGATGGAGAGGATGCAGAGGCTGAGATGAGAGAGGACGAAGCGTCTTCTTCAAGTGATTATTACCCCAAGAAgaagattaaaagtgaaaagcTGCAGCAGCTTGCAGATTTAGAAGCACAGATCAGAAATGAAAATCTTGGCGTGCTGCAACAAATTCTTGAGGCTCGGATGAGAGAGATGGAGTTGGACGAAGAAGCGTCATCAAAGCGTCTTCGTATAAAGGCTTGTCTCCCCCGGCTTTATGGAAAGCAGCAGCTTGCTTGGGATACTATACTTTTGACTTCTCGCCTCAAGCAGCTTGCTTGGGATACTATACTTTTGACTTCTCGCCTCAAGGAGATGGCTGAAGTGAAACAAAAGATAGTTTCTCTCCATCAAAATCTGGGCTTGCTGCAACAAAGTCTTGAGAAATCTGAGATCCCCTATGATGATGCGAGGGTGAGGGTGAGGGTGATGAAAGATTTAGAGGCACAAATCAGAGATACATCTTTTAAAGCAGAAGAAAGGATTGAGATGGAGTTGAGTGCCATTTATCTAGCAAAAGATAGTCGTCTGATGGAGTTGAGTGCCATTTATCTAGCAAAAGATAGTCGTCTTCATGTAACAGCTTGCCTGCTCAGGCTTCATCAAATCTTCAATGAAGCACAAAAATAGACTGATTACCACATGAATGAGTTGATTAGGATTCAAACTCAATACCAGCAGCTTGCAAAGGTTTCACTCCTTGGTCGGATCCGACGAAGAGGACTACTACAGCTTGTCAAAGGACTACTACACAAGAAAATTATTGTGAGTAACTTCTCCAAAAACGCTTCCAATTCAAAGTTTGACATACAGTAAAATGGTCGGATGCGACAAGGTGTTCTTGACGGTATTGGATCAGCTCACTCAACAATCAACCAAGGGGAGACATGTTGTTTCAATTGTTGGCATGGGAGGAATAGGCAAGACCACTTTAGCACACAAACTTTATCAGCATCCGTCAATTACTTCTCATTTCGACAAGCGAGCATGGGTTACTGTATCCCAAGTGTATAATGTAGAACAAATTAATGCTCCAATGTCTTCTTAGTTGTGTTACTGGAGCATCAGGAAATGGTAGCCAAGACCAGTTAGCTGAACGCATGCGTAAACATTTGAAGGGTCAGAGATATTTGATAGTGATTGATGATATATGGAACACTACTGCTTGGGATAGTGTGCAAAGATGCTTTCCAGATGATAATAATGGAAGCCGAATACTGTTGACTTCTCGGCTCAAAGTGATTGCTGAACATACATGCTCAGGTAACACTCTCATTAACATGCCTTTCTTAGAGGCCGATGAAAGTTGGAATCTCTACTgcaaagtgtttggtaaaactgGATTCTTTCAAGTGTTTGAGCAAATTGGTAGAGACATAGTGGAGAAATGTAAAGGATTACCTCTAGCTATTACTTTAGTAGCTAGTCTTCTCTCCAAGACAGAGGAGAAGGTGGAAAAGTGGAAGAATGTTGCAGAAAGTGTAATTGGTGATTCTAATGAAGCATGTTCAAGAGTTCTATATTTGAGTTACAACCAATTACCACACCACTTAAAAGCctgttttctatattttggaatTTTTGAAGAAGACTATGAGATATCTGTGAAGAAGTTGGTTAGGTTGTGGGCAGCAGAAGGATTTTTGAGTGCTGTGAAGCATGTGAATATGGAGAAAGTGGCCATGGAATGCTTGCAAAATCTTGTTGATAGAAGTCTTGTTATAGTTAGCAAACAGAGCTATAATGGGGAAATGAAGACAATAAAGATACATGATTTATTGCGAGATTTGTGCTTGAAAGAAGCTGAACGTGAAAATCTATTGAATATGAATGTGATTGGAGATGAAAAACTTCCATTTTACAAGAGGAAATCACAGCACCTGTTTTCAAAACCTTGTCGTTGGATAAGTGATACATTAGAATGTTTGAATAATCAAATCCGGTCAGGAGATAAGCGCTTTGACAAATCTCATTCCTTACACTCAAGGTTTGATAAGTGTAGTGGATATTACTTTCGTGTACTTGATAGAACTTCTAATTTCACACTTGAAACTGCTGAGAGTAGTGGACATTGAATGTGGAAATTTTTTCAATGCATGTGAGGTAAATATGTTTGCCATTCTTGTTCATTTGAGATACTTTAATTTTGGTTTTACGGCCCATCAATTCCGAAATGATCATGCTCCTCTTTATGTAAAGCTCTTTGAGCATAGGAATATGCAAAGCTTTATTTTTCGTGGAAGATGTGTTAAATGGGATTCCTCTAGTGCATTTGCAATTTGGACAATGCCACTATTAAGGAATTTTTGTGTTGAACAAATTCTTTCATTAGAAACTTCTTCGGTTGTTCATAGAAACTTAGAGAATATATCTTGGTTGGATCCTAAACTCTGTACACAAGATCTATTTACAAGgattccaaatttaaaaaaaattggggatTGAAGGTGGAGGTGATGAAAGTCCAGATTGCTTTTATAATTTGGTCCACTTGAGGCACTAAGCATCAGAATGTGGCATTATCTCAAGCATATTCCATGTAGCGGCATCCCATGGGCAACTAGTTTTCTACCAAATCTTAAGAAACTCAAATTCTTTGACACTTGGTTGCCATGGAGTGATATGAGGTTTATTGGTATGTTGCCGAATCTAGAGGTTCTAAAATTGATAGATGCTTGCCAAGGCATAAAATGGGAGCCATATAATGGAGGGTTCTGTCGGCTGAAGTGGTTGGTAATTCGAAGCCCAAATCTTAAATATTGGAATGCTGAGGGTGACCATTTTCCTATGCTCGAATGTTTAAAGTTACATGGATGCACGGGTTTGCAAGAGATCCCTAGTGGGTTTGTGGATATCACCACGCTAGCATTGATTCGGTTAAACTATTGCCGGGATTCACTTCTAACTTCCGCAAAGTGGATTCAAGATGAGCAACTCAACAACTATGGAAATTCCATCGTTGTTGTTCATTCCTGAAAATATTCGATCCTGGAAATATTCCTTCTCGAAAATATTAGGTCTCTTTCTATCCCTCTAATATATGTCCGACCATTTCACATCTCATTCTACTTGTTTATCCGCAAGGAATAGCCATCTGTTTTCTGTCAGTTGATCTCATTTTTCTCTATATATTTCCTTACCTATCTAACTGCTGTCTGTTTTAATTTACTGTTTCCAGCATGGAAGAGTAAACATATGAGAGGAAAAGAATGTGATGAGGAGAAATTGTTTGAAGACAAGACATGTCCAGGTGACTACTCTGATCTGTTATATATTTTGGTTTCTGCTTCTGGGATGATTAGAGATCTGATGGATAGATGATGCCTTGGCATTATATTTCAGCACATCAATTTTATCTAATGCCTCAACTGTTTTGTtgttctgattttttttttttagccaagaattgaattgaagttggCTGAATATTTTGTTGCACCCACATCATAGCATTGCAGTTTGCAGTTTACTCATTCTTAAACACAGACAAGTTTTGGAGTCTCTGTACAAAACCTTGCATGGTTTTCTTGActagtttttcttcctctcaAGTCTCAtatgttatttatttgtgtAGTCAAGTGCAGTTGTATACATCCaactagtactgtcaaagtgggtcaAAGCCCACGAGCTGACTTGCATCCGCCCCGCaatggggcgggttagggctacTAAAAAAGTGGTCTGTGAAAATACGAGCCTAACGGGCTTGGCCCGTGTCGGTTAGTCCGCGCGGGCTGCGAACCAGCCCACGGGCCAaacactttttttaaaaaaataaacttatttatatatataaacttgtgTACCGTGTTCGCATGCAAACACAGTACACTAcgcttatatatataatctatctatactatatataaaaacaatttcctcctcccaaattttccccccaaaacttaggggtattttggtaaaatcatttattttatttat is a window of Ipomoea triloba cultivar NCNSP0323 chromosome 11, ASM357664v1 DNA encoding:
- the LOC115996143 gene encoding putative late blight resistance protein homolog R1B-16, coding for MVGCDKVFLTVLDQLTQQSTKGRHVVSIVGMGGIGNGSQDQLAERMRKHLKGQRYLIVIDDIWNTTAWDSVQRCFPDDNNGSRILLTSRLKVIAEHTCSGNTLINMPFLEADESWNLYCKVFGKTGFFQVFEQIGRDIVEKCKGLPLAITLVASLLSKTEEKVEKWKNVAESVIGDSNEACSRVLYLSYNQLPHHLKACFLYFGIFEEDYEISVKKLVRLWAAEGFLSAVKHVNMEKVAMECLQNLVDRSLVIVSKQSYNGEMKTIKIHDLLRDLCLKEAERENLLNMNVIGDEKLPFYKRKSQHLFSKPCRWISDTLECLNNQIRSGDKRFDKSHSLHSRFDKCSGYYFRVLDRTSNFTLETAESSGH